One stretch of Streptomyces sp. 135 DNA includes these proteins:
- the pyk gene encoding pyruvate kinase produces MRRSKIVCTLGPAVDSEEQLVSLIEAGMNVARFNFSHGTQAEHQGRYDRVRSAAAKTGRAVGVLADLQGPKIRLETFAEGPVELVRGDEFTITTEDVPGDKSICGTTYKGLPGDVSKGDQILINDGNVELRVVEVDGPRVKTIVVEGGVISDHKGINLPGAAVNVPALSEKDIEDLRFALKMGCDMVALSFVRDANDVKDVHKVMDEEGRRVPVIAKVEKPQAVANMEGVVAAFDAVMVARGDLAVEYPLEKVPMVQKRLVEMCRRNAKPVIVATQMMESMITNSRPTRAEASDVANAILDGADAVMLSAESSVGAYPIETVKTMSKIVAAAEEELLSKGLQPLVPGKKPRTQGGSVARAAAEIADFLGGKALVAFTKSGDTARRLSRYRAAQPILAFTTDESTRNQLTLSWGVDTYVVPHVDNTDAMVELVDAELIRLNRFNDGDTVVITAGSPPGVPGTTNMVRVHHLGNGDRD; encoded by the coding sequence ATGCGCCGTTCCAAAATCGTCTGCACGCTGGGCCCCGCCGTCGACTCCGAAGAGCAGCTGGTCTCGCTGATCGAAGCCGGCATGAATGTGGCCCGCTTCAACTTCAGCCACGGCACGCAAGCCGAGCACCAGGGCCGGTACGACCGGGTCCGCTCGGCCGCCGCGAAGACCGGCCGGGCGGTCGGCGTCCTCGCCGACCTCCAGGGCCCGAAGATCCGTCTGGAGACCTTCGCCGAGGGCCCCGTCGAGCTGGTGCGCGGTGACGAGTTCACCATCACCACCGAGGACGTGCCCGGCGACAAGTCGATCTGCGGCACCACCTACAAGGGTCTGCCGGGTGACGTCTCCAAGGGCGACCAGATCCTCATCAACGACGGCAACGTCGAGCTGCGCGTCGTCGAGGTGGACGGCCCGCGCGTGAAGACGATCGTCGTCGAGGGCGGTGTCATCTCCGACCACAAGGGCATCAACCTGCCCGGCGCGGCCGTGAACGTGCCCGCCCTGTCCGAGAAGGACATCGAGGACCTGCGCTTCGCGCTGAAGATGGGCTGCGACATGGTCGCCCTGTCCTTCGTGCGCGACGCCAACGACGTCAAGGACGTCCACAAGGTGATGGACGAGGAGGGCCGCCGGGTCCCCGTCATCGCCAAGGTGGAGAAGCCGCAGGCCGTCGCCAACATGGAGGGCGTCGTCGCGGCGTTCGACGCCGTGATGGTGGCCCGCGGTGACCTCGCCGTCGAGTACCCGCTGGAAAAGGTCCCGATGGTGCAGAAGCGCCTCGTGGAGATGTGCCGCCGCAACGCCAAGCCGGTGATCGTCGCGACCCAGATGATGGAGTCGATGATCACCAACTCCCGCCCCACGCGCGCCGAGGCGTCCGACGTCGCCAACGCGATCCTGGACGGCGCGGACGCGGTCATGCTGTCGGCCGAGTCGAGCGTCGGCGCCTACCCGATCGAGACCGTCAAGACGATGTCGAAGATCGTCGCGGCGGCCGAGGAGGAGCTGCTCTCCAAGGGCCTCCAGCCGCTCGTGCCCGGCAAGAAGCCCCGTACGCAGGGTGGTTCGGTGGCCCGCGCCGCGGCCGAGATCGCCGACTTCCTCGGCGGCAAGGCGCTGGTGGCCTTCACCAAGTCCGGTGACACGGCCCGCCGCCTGTCCCGCTACCGCGCGGCCCAGCCGATCCTGGCCTTCACCACCGACGAGTCGACCCGCAACCAGCTGACGCTGAGCTGGGGCGTGGACACCTACGTCGTGCCGCACGTCGACAACACCGACGCGATGGTCGAGCTCGTCGACGCCGAGCTGATCAGGCTCAACCGCTTCAACGACGGCGACACGGTCGTCATCACCGCGGGCTCGCCCCCCGGCGTCCCCGGCACCACCAACATGGTGCGGGTGCACCACCTGGGCAACGGCGACCGCGACTGA
- a CDS encoding acetate kinase has protein sequence MTATRVLVLNSGSSSVKYQLLDMRDSSRLAVGLVERIGEETSRLKHTPLTGGDARSREREEPIADHEAALRAVAAELAADGLGLDSPELAAIGHRVVHGGLRFTAPTVITDEVLKEIERLVPVAPLHNPANITGIRTAQALRPDLPQVAVFDTAFHTTMPESAARYAIDVRTADEHRVRRYGFHGTSHAYVSRETAKLLGKAPEDVNVIVLHLGNGASASAVRGGRCVDTSMGLTPLEGLVMGTRSGDMDPAVIFHLARVGKMSIDEIDILLNKKSGLIGLCGDNDMREIRRRIDEGDQEAALAFDIYVHRLKKYIGAYYAVLGRVDAVVFTAGVGENAAPVREAAVAGLEELGLAVDGALNSVRSDEARLISPEYARVAVAVVPTDEELEIATQTYALVDDRNA, from the coding sequence GTGACTGCTACGCGCGTCCTCGTCCTCAACTCCGGCTCCTCGTCGGTGAAGTACCAGCTGCTCGACATGCGCGACAGCTCACGTCTGGCCGTCGGTCTCGTCGAGCGGATCGGCGAGGAGACCTCGCGGCTCAAGCACACCCCGCTCACCGGCGGCGATGCCCGGTCCCGTGAGCGCGAGGAGCCGATCGCCGACCACGAGGCGGCGCTGAGGGCCGTCGCCGCGGAGCTGGCCGCCGACGGCCTCGGCCTCGACTCCCCCGAGCTGGCCGCGATAGGCCACCGGGTGGTGCACGGCGGCCTGAGGTTCACCGCACCGACCGTGATCACCGACGAGGTGCTCAAGGAGATCGAGCGGCTGGTGCCGGTGGCGCCGCTGCACAACCCGGCCAACATCACCGGCATCCGCACCGCCCAGGCGCTGCGCCCGGACCTGCCGCAGGTCGCCGTCTTCGACACCGCGTTCCACACGACGATGCCGGAGTCCGCGGCGCGCTACGCGATCGACGTGAGGACCGCCGACGAGCACCGCGTGCGGCGCTACGGCTTCCACGGCACCTCCCACGCGTACGTCTCGCGCGAGACCGCGAAGCTGCTGGGGAAGGCGCCCGAGGACGTGAACGTCATCGTGCTGCACCTGGGCAACGGCGCCTCGGCCAGTGCCGTGCGCGGCGGGCGCTGCGTCGACACGTCGATGGGGCTCACGCCGCTTGAGGGACTCGTGATGGGTACCCGTTCCGGCGACATGGACCCCGCGGTCATCTTCCATCTGGCCAGGGTCGGCAAAATGTCCATCGACGAGATCGACATTCTCCTCAACAAGAAGAGCGGTCTGATCGGACTCTGCGGCGACAACGACATGCGGGAGATCCGGCGCCGTATCGACGAAGGTGATCAGGAGGCGGCGCTCGCTTTCGACATCTATGTCCACCGGCTGAAGAAGTACATCGGCGCCTATTACGCCGTCCTCGGCCGCGTCGACGCCGTCGTGTTCACGGCCGGTGTCGGCGAGAACGCGGCCCCGGTGCGCGAGGCGGCCGTGGCGGGCCTGGAGGAGCTGGGGCTCGCGGTCGACGGCGCGCTCAATTCCGTACGTTCCGACGAGGCCCGGCTGATTTCGCCGGAGTACGCGCGCGTCGCCGTCGCCGTGGTGCCGACGGACGAAGAATTGGAGATCGCCACTCAGACGTACGCATTGGTCGACGACCGCAACGCCTGA
- a CDS encoding helix-turn-helix transcriptional regulator: MQPSQPSESPHQPTPPFDFPAARRLREALGMAHGHVAYGMRASYGLTYVTADTIAAWERGLASPSSTELTALAATLWCAPGELMGAARTLREHRVARGLAPQDVARESGVEIQAYLRMEETNSWRGNERQSEALARCLQLSVPDFVTVTGRSEQLAELLRSAVTTRWQGYVRPVSKLLPVAKRHVEDVLRQMHDDYQSRMTRTLSWGGGASSDASGEAGRDFLDRILEHFWTLVRGGAGGGRA, from the coding sequence GTGCAACCGAGCCAACCGAGCGAGTCACCGCACCAGCCCACACCCCCCTTCGACTTCCCCGCCGCCCGGCGCCTGCGGGAGGCGCTCGGGATGGCGCATGGGCACGTCGCGTATGGGATGCGGGCCAGTTACGGGCTCACGTACGTCACCGCCGACACCATCGCCGCCTGGGAGCGCGGGCTCGCCTCGCCCAGTTCCACCGAGCTCACCGCGCTCGCCGCCACGCTCTGGTGTGCGCCGGGGGAGCTGATGGGCGCCGCCCGGACGCTGCGCGAGCACCGCGTCGCCCGGGGGCTCGCGCCGCAGGACGTCGCCCGGGAGTCCGGCGTGGAGATCCAGGCGTATCTGCGCATGGAGGAGACCAACAGCTGGCGCGGGAACGAGCGGCAGTCCGAGGCCCTCGCCCGGTGTCTCCAGCTGTCCGTGCCCGACTTCGTCACCGTCACCGGCCGGTCCGAGCAGCTCGCCGAGCTGCTGCGCAGCGCCGTCACCACCCGGTGGCAGGGCTATGTGCGGCCCGTCAGCAAGCTGCTGCCCGTGGCGAAGCGGCACGTCGAGGACGTGCTGCGGCAGATGCACGACGACTACCAGTCCCGGATGACGCGGACCCTGAGCTGGGGCGGCGGCGCGAGCTCCGACGCGTCCGGGGAGGCCGGGCGGGACTTCCTCGACCGGATCCTGGAGCACTTCTGGACGCTGGTCCGCGGCGGGGCCGGGGGCGGCCGGGCCTGA
- the pta gene encoding phosphate acetyltransferase, whose product MTRSVYVTGIDRGDGRQVVELGVMELLTRQVDRVGVFRPLVHDGPDRLFDLLRARYRLSQDAASVYGMDYHEASALQAERGTDELVSRLVDRFHRVAGEYEVVLVLGTDFAATQLPDELALNARLANEFGASVLPVVGGKNQTAESVHAETRNAHRAYESLGCDVLAMVTNRVAPADRDEIHQRLEASLPVPCYVLPDEPALSAPTVAQITHALGGRVLLGDDSGLARDALDFVFGGAMLPNFLNALTPGCLVVTPGDRADLVVGSLAAHSAGTPPIAGVLLTLNEQPGQEILTLADRLAPGTPVVAVSGGSFPTAAELFALEGKLNAATPRKAETALGLFERYVDTADLLKRVSAPSSDRVTPMMFEHKLLERARADRRRVVLPEGTEERVLRAADVLLRRGVCDLTLLGPVEQIRKKAADLGVDLADSELIDPQTSELRDRFAGKYAELRAHKGVTVELAYDVVADVNYFGTLMVQEGLADGMVSGSVHSTAATIRPAFEIIKTKPDASIVSSVFFMCLADKVLVYGDCAVNPDPDAEQLADIAVQAAATAGQFGVEPRIAMLSYSTGTSGSGADVDKVREATELVRAQRPDLKIEGPIQYDAAVEPSVAATKLPGSDVAGQASVLIFPDLNTGNNTYKAVQRSAGAIAVGPVLQGLRKPVNDLSRGALVQDIVNTVAITAIQSQTPTQ is encoded by the coding sequence GTGACGCGCAGCGTGTACGTGACCGGGATCGACCGCGGCGACGGCCGCCAGGTCGTCGAGCTGGGAGTGATGGAACTCCTGACCCGTCAGGTCGACCGGGTCGGTGTCTTCCGGCCCCTCGTCCACGACGGCCCCGACCGCCTCTTCGACCTGCTGCGGGCCCGCTACCGCCTCTCGCAGGACGCCGCGTCCGTGTACGGCATGGACTACCACGAGGCGTCCGCGCTCCAGGCCGAGCGGGGCACCGACGAGCTGGTCTCGCGGCTCGTCGACCGCTTCCACCGGGTGGCCGGGGAGTACGAGGTGGTGCTCGTCCTGGGTACCGACTTCGCCGCCACCCAGCTCCCCGACGAGCTGGCGCTCAACGCCCGCCTCGCCAACGAGTTCGGCGCCTCCGTGCTCCCCGTGGTCGGCGGCAAGAACCAGACCGCCGAGTCGGTGCACGCCGAGACGCGCAACGCCCACCGCGCGTACGAGAGCCTCGGCTGCGACGTCCTCGCCATGGTCACCAACCGGGTGGCGCCCGCCGACCGCGACGAGATCCACCAGCGGCTGGAAGCCAGCCTGCCGGTCCCCTGCTACGTCCTGCCCGACGAGCCCGCGCTCTCCGCGCCGACCGTCGCGCAGATCACCCACGCGCTGGGCGGCCGCGTGCTGCTCGGCGACGACTCGGGGCTCGCGCGCGACGCCCTGGACTTCGTCTTCGGCGGCGCCATGCTGCCGAACTTCCTGAACGCCCTGACCCCGGGCTGCCTGGTGGTCACCCCCGGCGACCGCGCCGACCTGGTGGTGGGCTCGCTCGCCGCGCACAGCGCCGGCACCCCGCCCATCGCGGGCGTCCTGCTGACCCTGAACGAACAGCCGGGCCAGGAGATCCTCACCCTCGCCGACCGCCTCGCCCCCGGCACCCCGGTCGTCGCGGTCTCCGGCGGCTCCTTCCCCACGGCGGCGGAGCTCTTCGCCCTGGAGGGGAAGCTGAACGCCGCGACGCCCCGCAAGGCGGAGACCGCCCTCGGCCTCTTCGAGCGGTACGTCGACACCGCGGACCTCCTGAAGCGCGTCTCTGCGCCGAGCAGCGACCGCGTCACGCCGATGATGTTCGAGCACAAGCTCCTTGAGCGGGCCCGCGCCGACCGGCGCCGCGTCGTGCTGCCCGAGGGCACCGAGGAGCGCGTGCTGCGCGCCGCCGACGTCCTGCTGCGCCGGGGCGTCTGCGACCTGACGCTGCTCGGTCCCGTCGAGCAGATCCGCAAGAAGGCCGCCGACCTCGGCGTGGACCTCGCCGACTCCGAGCTCATCGACCCGCAGACCTCCGAGCTGCGGGATCGTTTCGCCGGGAAGTACGCCGAGCTGCGCGCCCACAAGGGCGTCACCGTCGAGCTGGCGTACGACGTGGTGGCGGACGTCAACTACTTCGGCACGCTGATGGTCCAGGAGGGCCTGGCCGACGGCATGGTGTCGGGCTCCGTGCACTCCACGGCCGCCACCATCCGGCCCGCCTTCGAGATCATCAAGACCAAGCCGGACGCCTCGATCGTGTCGTCGGTCTTCTTCATGTGCCTCGCCGACAAGGTCCTGGTGTACGGCGACTGCGCCGTGAACCCGGACCCGGACGCCGAGCAGCTCGCGGACATCGCCGTGCAGGCGGCCGCCACGGCCGGGCAGTTCGGGGTGGAGCCGCGGATCGCGATGCTGTCGTACTCGACGGGCACGTCCGGTTCGGGCGCCGACGTGGACAAGGTGCGCGAGGCGACCGAACTGGTGCGCGCGCAGCGCCCCGACCTGAAGATCGAGGGCCCGATCCAGTACGACGCCGCGGTGGAGCCGTCGGTGGCGGCCACCAAGCTGCCCGGCTCGGACGTCGCGGGCCAGGCCAGCGTGCTGATCTTCCCGGACCTCAACACGGGCAACAACACTTACAAGGCCGTGCAGCGCTCGGCCGGCGCGATCGCCGTCGGCCCGGTCCTCCAGGGCCTGCGCAAGCCGGTCAACGACCTGTCCCGGGGCGCGCTCGTCCAGGACATCGTCAACACCGTCGCCATCACGGCGATCCAGTCCCAGACGCCCACCCAGTAG
- a CDS encoding SMI1/KNR4 family protein → MWRELAAEFSDVQLSEGANGETVRAIESGLGQSVPASLSALLLETDGVEDEFGTEVIWSAEKILSENLAFRSDGQYRTLYMPFDALLFFGDNGGGDQFAFVRTPEREEVFVWDHETDSRSLISPDLESFLRSSLGNAGEDWYR, encoded by the coding sequence ATGTGGCGTGAACTTGCCGCAGAATTCTCGGATGTTCAATTGTCCGAAGGTGCGAACGGTGAGACGGTTCGTGCAATTGAGAGCGGCCTCGGCCAGTCCGTGCCCGCCTCCCTGTCCGCGCTGCTCCTGGAGACGGACGGCGTCGAAGATGAATTCGGAACGGAAGTGATCTGGAGCGCGGAGAAGATCCTGTCGGAGAATTTGGCGTTCAGGAGTGACGGGCAATACCGCACGCTGTACATGCCGTTCGATGCCTTGCTCTTCTTCGGGGACAACGGCGGCGGTGACCAATTCGCTTTCGTCCGGACTCCGGAACGCGAGGAAGTATTCGTGTGGGACCACGAGACGGACTCCCGGAGCCTGATCTCACCCGACCTCGAGAGTTTTCTTCGGAGTTCCCTTGGGAACGCGGGCGAGGACTGGTACCGCTGA
- a CDS encoding 6-phosphofructokinase, with amino-acid sequence MRIGILTAGGDCPGLNAVIRSVVHRAVTHYGDEVIGFEDGYAGLLDGRYRPLDLNAVSGILARGGTILGSSRLERGRFRAACHNAKELIEKSGFDALIPIGGEGTLTAAGMLADAGVPVVGVPKTIDNDISSTDRTFGFDTAVGVATEAMDRLKTTAESHQRVMVVEVMGRHAGWIALESGMAGGAHGICLPERPFDPADLVALVEERFSRGKKFAVICVAEGAHPQDGTMNYGKGAIDQFGHERFQGIGTALAYELEARLGKEAKPVILGHVQRGGTPTAYDRVLATRFGWHAVEAVHRGEYGKMTALRGTDIMMVPLAEAVTELKTVPKDRMDEAESVF; translated from the coding sequence ATGCGTATCGGAATTCTCACCGCGGGCGGCGACTGCCCCGGCCTCAACGCAGTGATCCGGTCGGTCGTGCACCGCGCCGTGACGCACTACGGCGACGAGGTCATCGGCTTCGAGGACGGCTACGCTGGCCTGCTCGACGGGCGCTACCGCCCCCTCGACCTGAACGCGGTCAGCGGCATCCTGGCCCGCGGCGGCACGATCCTCGGCTCCTCCCGCCTGGAGCGCGGACGCTTCCGCGCCGCCTGTCACAACGCCAAGGAGCTCATCGAGAAGAGCGGCTTCGACGCGCTCATCCCGATCGGCGGCGAGGGCACGCTGACGGCGGCGGGCATGCTGGCCGACGCGGGCGTGCCGGTCGTCGGCGTCCCGAAGACGATCGACAACGACATCTCCTCCACGGACCGCACCTTCGGCTTCGACACGGCGGTGGGCGTGGCCACGGAGGCCATGGACCGCCTGAAGACGACCGCGGAGTCCCACCAGCGCGTGATGGTCGTCGAGGTCATGGGCCGCCACGCGGGCTGGATCGCCCTGGAGTCCGGCATGGCCGGCGGCGCGCACGGCATCTGCCTGCCCGAGCGGCCCTTCGACCCCGCCGACCTGGTCGCGCTGGTCGAGGAGCGGTTCTCGCGCGGCAAGAAGTTCGCGGTGATCTGCGTCGCGGAGGGCGCGCACCCGCAGGACGGCACGATGAACTACGGCAAGGGCGCGATCGACCAGTTCGGCCACGAGCGCTTCCAGGGCATCGGCACGGCTCTCGCGTACGAGCTGGAGGCCCGCCTCGGCAAGGAGGCCAAGCCGGTCATCCTCGGCCACGTGCAGCGCGGCGGCACCCCGACCGCGTACGACCGCGTCCTCGCGACCCGCTTCGGCTGGCACGCGGTGGAGGCGGTGCACCGCGGGGAGTACGGCAAGATGACGGCGCTGCGGGGCACGGACATCATGATGGTGCCGCTGGCGGAGGCGGTCACGGAGCTGAAGACGGTGCCGAAGGACCGGATGGACGAGGCGGAGTCGGTCTTCTAG